Proteins encoded together in one Catellatospora citrea window:
- a CDS encoding PadR family transcriptional regulator, whose translation MFRRHHGHDTHEHGHGPGHGHDPRLFAFGPMRPPFGPGGFGHGRGHGRGRGRRGNTRAAVLGLLLERPMHGYEMISELETRTGGVWRPSPGSIYPTLQLLEDEGLIVSEESGGRKRFTLTETGRAEAERAGESGQGRPWQDFDADHIAQSQEFREAGFAIMGALRQVAMSGTPAQRQQALETLQDTKRKLYSILAE comes from the coding sequence ATGTTCCGACGACACCACGGACACGACACGCACGAGCACGGACACGGCCCGGGGCATGGCCATGACCCCCGGCTGTTCGCCTTCGGGCCGATGCGGCCCCCGTTCGGCCCCGGCGGCTTCGGCCACGGGCGCGGACACGGCCGGGGCCGCGGCCGGCGCGGCAACACCCGCGCGGCGGTGCTGGGCCTGCTGCTGGAGCGCCCGATGCACGGATACGAGATGATCTCCGAGCTGGAGACCCGCACCGGCGGGGTGTGGCGGCCGAGCCCCGGCTCGATCTACCCGACGCTGCAGCTGCTGGAGGACGAGGGTCTGATCGTCAGCGAGGAGAGCGGCGGCCGCAAGCGGTTCACGCTCACCGAGACCGGCCGGGCCGAGGCGGAGCGGGCCGGTGAGTCCGGCCAGGGCCGGCCGTGGCAGGACTTCGACGCCGACCACATCGCCCAGTCCCAGGAGTTCCGCGAGGCCGGCTTCGCCATCATGGGCGCCCTGCGCCAGGTCGCCATGTCCGGCACCCCCGCCCAGCGCCAGCAGGCCCTGGAAACCCTCCAGGACACCAAGCGCAAGCTCTACTCCATCCTCGCCGAGTGA
- a CDS encoding GNAT family N-acetyltransferase has translation MLTLPVRQLAEADRAAVERLLAAYPIAAAQVAERVAIRGLGWRADGRLYGYGSRRNPEAVLWSGGQVSPVGADAAAVAAFAEMVSGQPRVCASLVGESEAVLGLWELLRPAWGPERTVRAHQPLLVVETPPAVAADPLVRQVRPDEVDLVFPASVAMYTEEVGVSPLGDDGGRGYRGRVAELVKAGRSYARIVDGTVVFKAELAVVTRHTAQVQGVWVDPSWRGRGFAIAGMAAVVRDALRRVAPTVSLYVNDFNTPARRVYQRLGFRQVGAFATVLF, from the coding sequence ATGCTCACCCTTCCGGTGCGGCAGCTGGCCGAAGCTGACCGCGCCGCAGTGGAACGCCTGCTCGCGGCGTATCCGATCGCGGCGGCGCAGGTGGCTGAGCGGGTGGCGATACGCGGGCTGGGCTGGCGCGCCGACGGCAGGCTCTACGGCTACGGCAGTCGCCGGAATCCCGAGGCGGTGCTCTGGTCGGGCGGGCAGGTCTCCCCGGTCGGCGCCGACGCCGCCGCGGTGGCCGCGTTCGCCGAGATGGTCTCCGGGCAGCCGCGCGTGTGCGCCTCGCTGGTGGGGGAGTCGGAGGCCGTGCTGGGCCTGTGGGAGCTGCTGCGTCCGGCCTGGGGTCCCGAGCGCACGGTGCGCGCCCACCAGCCGCTGCTGGTCGTGGAGACCCCGCCCGCCGTGGCGGCCGACCCGCTGGTGCGCCAGGTCCGGCCCGACGAGGTCGACCTCGTCTTCCCGGCATCGGTGGCGATGTACACCGAGGAGGTCGGGGTCTCGCCGCTGGGCGACGACGGGGGGCGGGGCTACCGCGGGCGCGTGGCGGAGCTGGTCAAGGCGGGACGGTCGTACGCCCGGATCGTCGACGGCACGGTGGTGTTCAAGGCCGAGCTGGCGGTGGTGACCCGGCATACCGCGCAGGTGCAGGGGGTCTGGGTGGACCCGTCCTGGCGCGGGCGCGGCTTCGCGATAGCCGGCATGGCGGCCGTGGTGCGCGACGCGCTGCGCCGGGTCGCGCCGACCGTCAGCCTGTACGTCAACGACTTCAACACCCCGGCCCGCCGCGTGTACCAGCGGCTGGGCTTCCGGCAGGTGGGCGCGTTCGCGACGGTCCTGTTCTGA